From the Jatrophihabitans endophyticus genome, one window contains:
- the recO gene encoding DNA repair protein RecO, translated as MPLFRDEAVVLRVHKLGEADRIVTMLTRRHGRVRAVGKGVRRTSSRFGARLEPGSHVDVQLYSRLPEGQASPGGRRGLDVVQQTESLDAFGARIAHDYGRWTALSAICETAERLTEEGEPALRLYLLVVGALRALVVGEHDPALVLDAFFIRAMAGAGWEPALRECAQCSAPGPHVAFNVAAGGAVCDGCRPAGSARPTPASVELMVALLGGDWPVADASGPGPRREASGLIAAHLQWHLERGLRSLPLVDRV; from the coding sequence GTGCCGCTCTTCCGTGACGAGGCGGTCGTCCTGCGGGTGCACAAGCTCGGCGAGGCCGACCGCATCGTCACCATGCTCACCCGCCGCCACGGGCGGGTCCGCGCCGTCGGCAAGGGGGTGCGCCGCACGTCGTCGCGCTTCGGCGCACGGCTCGAGCCGGGCAGCCACGTGGACGTCCAGCTCTACAGTCGGCTGCCCGAGGGGCAGGCCTCGCCCGGCGGCCGGCGCGGGCTCGACGTCGTCCAGCAGACCGAGTCGCTCGACGCGTTCGGCGCCCGCATCGCCCACGACTACGGCCGGTGGACGGCGCTGTCGGCGATCTGCGAGACCGCAGAACGGTTGACCGAGGAAGGCGAGCCGGCGCTCCGCCTCTACCTGCTCGTCGTGGGCGCGCTCCGCGCGCTCGTCGTCGGCGAGCACGACCCGGCGCTCGTGCTCGACGCCTTCTTCATCCGGGCCATGGCCGGCGCGGGCTGGGAGCCGGCGCTCCGCGAGTGTGCGCAGTGCTCGGCCCCCGGCCCCCACGTCGCCTTCAACGTCGCCGCCGGCGGCGCGGTGTGCGACGGCTGCCGGCCGGCGGGCTCGGCCCGCCCGACCCCGGCGTCGGTCGAGCTGATGGTGGCGCTGCTCGGCGGTGACTGGCCGGTCGCCGACGCCAGCGGCCCCGGGCCGCGTCGCGAGGCGAGCGGGCTCATCGCCGCCCACCTGCAGTGGCACCTCGAACGCGGCCTGCGCTCGCTGCCGCTCGTCGACCGGGTGTGA
- the era gene encoding GTPase Era, whose protein sequence is MDVMVFRSGFCSLVGRPNAGKSTLTNALVGSKIVITSDKPQTTRHAVRGIVTRDDAQLVLVDTPGLHRPRTLLGERLNDVVRSTLAEVDVVGFCVPANERLGPGDRYIAAELAALRAPVVAVVTKTDVASKRQVAEQLLAVTGLGDEHGGFADVVPVSAVAGDQIDLLAGVLAGHLPEGPLLYPDDVTTDNDTESRIAELVREAALEGVHDELPHSIAVTIDEIRRRESGLQEVFATIHLERDSQKGIVIGFKGSRLKHIGTTARRGVEALLGEKVHLALHVAVEREWQRDPKKLDRLGF, encoded by the coding sequence ATGGACGTCATGGTCTTCCGCTCCGGCTTCTGCTCGCTCGTCGGGCGTCCCAACGCCGGCAAGTCGACCCTGACGAACGCCCTCGTCGGCAGCAAGATCGTCATCACCAGCGACAAGCCGCAGACCACCCGGCACGCCGTGCGCGGCATCGTCACGCGCGACGACGCGCAGCTCGTGCTCGTCGACACCCCGGGCCTGCACCGGCCCCGCACGCTGCTCGGCGAGCGCCTGAACGACGTCGTCCGCTCCACCCTCGCCGAGGTCGACGTCGTCGGCTTCTGCGTGCCGGCGAACGAGCGGCTCGGCCCCGGCGACCGCTACATCGCCGCCGAGCTCGCCGCGCTGCGCGCACCCGTGGTCGCCGTCGTCACCAAGACCGACGTCGCGAGCAAGCGGCAGGTGGCCGAGCAGCTGCTCGCGGTCACGGGGCTCGGCGACGAGCACGGCGGCTTCGCCGACGTCGTCCCGGTCTCCGCGGTGGCCGGCGACCAGATCGACCTGCTCGCCGGCGTGCTGGCCGGGCACCTGCCCGAGGGGCCGCTGCTCTACCCCGACGACGTCACCACCGACAACGACACCGAGAGCCGCATCGCCGAGCTGGTGCGCGAGGCCGCGCTCGAGGGCGTGCACGACGAGCTCCCGCACTCGATCGCGGTCACCATCGACGAGATCCGCCGCCGCGAGTCGGGGTTGCAGGAGGTCTTCGCGACCATCCACCTCGAGCGCGACAGCCAGAAGGGCATCGTCATCGGGTTCAAGGGGTCGCGGCTCAAGCACATCGGCACGACCGCGCGGCGCGGCGTCGAGGCGCTGCTGGGCGAGAAGGTGCACCTCGCCCTGCACGTCGCGGTCGAGCGCGAGTGGCAGCGCGATCCGAAGAAGCTGGACCGGCTGGGCTTCTAG
- a CDS encoding MFS transporter, giving the protein MLDVYRAVFRTPGTASFCVAAWVMRLPIAMYPIGLVLIVSARDGRYGFAGVLSGVYVIANGAGNPALARLSDRLGQRRLLVPTSLVHVAATVTAAAAVTARWPDGVLVAATAVCGFAFLSVGSLVRARWSYVLAGRPEVHTAYSLESTLDETIFVLGPLVATLVATQVEPVLVLYLGAAFVLAGAVWLASLRDSEPPAKRVGGQRTAVLERGMPLLTLVTVAMGGIFASAEVTIVAFCGQHGSRGLSGAVLAAFAAGSATAGFLYGARRWHAPLLDRFRLQAVVLGVLPPVFLLATNVGVLAACAYVVGAGIAPTLTTAFGLVEQLVPAAALTEGLAWLVTGLSVGYGAGASLVGGVADAHGARWAFLVTVGAGLAMTALAVALHARLRPGGRVAGVGHATDAAAASQPAAVGGRCDD; this is encoded by the coding sequence ATGCTCGACGTCTACCGGGCGGTGTTCCGGACGCCGGGTACCGCCTCGTTCTGCGTCGCCGCCTGGGTGATGCGGCTGCCCATCGCCATGTACCCCATCGGCCTGGTCCTCATCGTGTCCGCGCGCGACGGCCGCTACGGCTTCGCCGGCGTGTTGAGCGGCGTGTACGTCATCGCCAACGGCGCCGGCAACCCGGCGCTCGCCCGGCTCAGCGACCGGCTGGGGCAGCGGCGGCTGCTCGTCCCCACGTCGCTCGTCCACGTCGCGGCCACCGTGACCGCCGCCGCCGCGGTCACGGCGCGCTGGCCCGACGGCGTCCTCGTCGCGGCCACCGCTGTGTGCGGTTTCGCCTTCCTGTCGGTCGGCTCGCTGGTGCGGGCCCGGTGGTCCTACGTCCTCGCCGGCCGCCCCGAGGTCCACACCGCCTACTCGCTCGAGTCGACGCTCGACGAGACGATCTTCGTGCTCGGCCCGCTGGTGGCCACCCTCGTCGCCACGCAGGTGGAACCGGTGCTCGTGCTGTACCTGGGCGCGGCCTTCGTGCTCGCCGGCGCGGTGTGGCTGGCCTCGCTGCGCGACTCCGAGCCACCGGCCAAGCGCGTCGGGGGGCAGCGCACCGCCGTGCTCGAACGCGGCATGCCCCTGCTCACGCTCGTCACCGTGGCGATGGGCGGGATCTTCGCCAGCGCCGAGGTCACGATCGTGGCGTTCTGCGGTCAGCACGGCTCCCGCGGCCTGAGCGGCGCCGTGCTCGCCGCGTTCGCCGCCGGCAGTGCCACCGCCGGGTTCCTCTACGGTGCGCGCCGCTGGCACGCACCGCTGCTGGACCGGTTCAGGCTGCAGGCCGTCGTGTTGGGCGTCCTGCCGCCGGTGTTCCTGCTCGCCACGAACGTCGGGGTCCTCGCGGCCTGCGCCTACGTCGTCGGTGCCGGGATCGCGCCGACGCTCACGACCGCGTTCGGGCTCGTCGAGCAGCTGGTGCCGGCCGCCGCCCTCACCGAGGGGCTGGCGTGGCTGGTGACGGGGCTCAGCGTCGGTTACGGCGCCGGCGCCTCGCTGGTCGGTGGCGTCGCCGACGCGCACGGCGCGCGCTGGGCCTTCCTCGTCACCGTCGGCGCCGGGCTGGCGATGACGGCGCTCGCCGTCGCGCTGCACGCCCGGCTGCGACCGGGCGGCCGGGTCGCCGGTGTCGGGCACGCCACCGATGCCGCGGCGGCGTCGCAACCGGCCGCTGTCGGTGGTCGGTGCGACGATTGA